From the genome of Gemmatimonas phototrophica, one region includes:
- the bchL gene encoding ferredoxin:protochlorophyllide reductase (ATP-dependent) iron-sulfur ATP-binding protein — protein MDQVGDGDGSVQVHLDENQKIEGALVIAVYGKGGIGKSTTSSNLSAAFSKLGKRVLQIGCDPKHDSTFTLTKKMVPTVIDVLESVDFHAEELRPEDFMFEGYNGVQCIEAGGPPAGTGCGGYVTGQTVKLLKEHHLLEDTDVVIFDVLGDVVCGGFAAPLQHAHYCLIVTANDFDSIFAMNRIIAAIQAKAKNYKVRLGGVIANRSRDTNEIDRFNNAVGLRTMAHFQDVDAIRRSRLKKCTIFEMEATEEVVTVQNEYLSLARRMLDDVHPLPANPLKDREIFDLLGFD, from the coding sequence ATGGACCAGGTCGGCGACGGTGACGGGTCCGTGCAGGTTCACCTGGACGAGAACCAGAAAATCGAAGGCGCGCTCGTCATCGCGGTGTACGGCAAGGGCGGTATCGGGAAGAGCACCACGTCGTCGAATTTGTCGGCGGCCTTCTCCAAGCTGGGGAAGCGGGTGCTCCAGATTGGTTGCGACCCGAAGCACGACAGCACCTTCACCCTGACCAAGAAAATGGTCCCGACGGTGATTGATGTGCTGGAGAGCGTGGACTTCCACGCTGAGGAACTGCGCCCCGAAGACTTCATGTTCGAGGGGTACAACGGCGTCCAGTGTATCGAGGCCGGCGGACCGCCGGCGGGCACCGGGTGCGGTGGGTACGTCACCGGCCAGACCGTCAAGCTGCTCAAGGAGCACCATCTCCTTGAGGACACGGATGTCGTGATTTTCGACGTGCTGGGTGACGTGGTGTGCGGCGGATTTGCCGCCCCGCTCCAGCATGCGCACTATTGTCTCATCGTCACGGCCAACGATTTCGATTCGATCTTTGCCATGAACCGCATCATTGCGGCCATTCAGGCGAAGGCGAAGAATTACAAGGTGCGTCTGGGTGGGGTCATTGCGAACCGCTCGCGCGACACCAACGAAATCGATCGGTTCAACAACGCGGTGGGGCTGCGGACCATGGCGCACTTCCAGGATGTGGATGCCATTCGCCGCAGCCGCCTCAAGAAGTGCACGATTTTCGAGATGGAGGCCACCGAAGAAGTGGTCACCGTGCAGAACGAGTACCTGTCGTTGGCCCGCCGGATGCTGGATGATGTGCATCCGCTGCCGGCAAACCCTTTGAAGGATCGCGAGATCTTCGACCTCCTCGGATTCGACTGA
- the bchM gene encoding magnesium protoporphyrin IX methyltransferase — protein MSTVNDHSPTPGPSFEGTPLGGSHAASVSYRERRAWIGEYFDRTAADAWKALTSDAPVSRVRASVRAGRDRMRTTLLNWIPPELHGKRVLDAGCGTGTASIELAQRGAEVVAIDLSPTLVEHAQERAEAMGVYDIDFRSGDMLDPSLGSFDYVVAMDSIIHYELADMVKALATLAPRVRERMVITVAPRTPMLSVMRAVGKLFPRSDRSPSIVPVSENAFRKAFGAQPALDSWGMVGTRLIESGFYRSMAINLQNATLDAHGVRRS, from the coding sequence ATGTCCACTGTCAACGATCACTCCCCGACTCCAGGTCCGTCGTTCGAGGGAACGCCGCTTGGGGGTTCGCACGCCGCATCGGTGTCGTACCGCGAGCGGCGGGCCTGGATCGGGGAGTACTTCGACCGCACGGCCGCCGATGCATGGAAGGCGCTGACCTCGGACGCCCCGGTGTCCCGTGTCCGTGCCTCCGTGCGGGCCGGTCGAGACCGTATGCGCACCACTCTGTTGAACTGGATCCCTCCCGAGTTGCACGGCAAGCGGGTGCTCGACGCCGGATGCGGCACGGGCACCGCGTCCATTGAGCTGGCGCAGCGGGGAGCCGAAGTGGTGGCCATCGATCTGTCGCCCACCCTGGTGGAACACGCGCAGGAGCGGGCCGAGGCCATGGGGGTGTACGACATCGATTTCCGGTCGGGCGACATGCTGGATCCGTCGCTCGGGTCGTTCGATTACGTCGTTGCCATGGACTCGATCATTCACTACGAGCTCGCAGACATGGTGAAGGCGCTCGCCACGCTGGCGCCCCGGGTACGGGAGCGGATGGTCATTACGGTGGCGCCACGCACTCCGATGTTGTCCGTCATGCGCGCCGTCGGAAAACTGTTCCCCCGCTCCGACCGGTCACCGTCCATTGTCCCGGTGTCGGAAAATGCCTTCCGCAAGGCCTTTGGCGCGCAGCCGGCGCTGGACAGCTGGGGGATGGTCGGCACCAGGCTCATTGAGTCGGGCTTTTATCGTTCCATGGCGATTAACCTGCAGAACGCTACGCTCGACGCGCATGGCGTTCGGCGCAGCTGA